From the Candidatus Hydrogenedentota bacterium genome, the window TGAAGGCGGAGGATCTGGCAAACTACTCGGCGGAGTGGGTGGATCCGGTTCACACCACCTATCGCGGCTGGACGGTTCACGAACTACCGCCGAACAGCCAGGGCGTGGCGGCGCTCGCGATGCTGAACATGCTGGAGACGTTGCCCATCGAGCATCAGGCGCACGAGAGCGCGATGGCATGGCACTACAAGATTGAGGCGCAGAAGCTGGCGTATCAGGATTTGAAGCGGTATCTCGCCGATNNNNNNNNNNT encodes:
- a CDS encoding gamma-glutamyltransferase, translated to KAEDLANYSAEWVDPVHTTYRGWTVHELPPNSQGVAALAMLNMLETLPIEHQAHESAMAWHYKIEAQKLAYQDLKRYLAD